In the genome of Gadus morhua chromosome 14, gadMor3.0, whole genome shotgun sequence, one region contains:
- the fibinb gene encoding fin bud initiation factor: MAVLLLVLCALMLSAGRASYRGPLHPEMSNGTFHHYFVPDGDYEENDDPEKCQMLFKMTDERKCGLDEDHDSVIRDDFTIIKRQIEDSARVLEGIGKSISYDLDGEDSYGKYLRRETAQINEAFTNSEKSLLELEVKFKQSQENELKAEHRIHDDFLGMVVHTRDVLKDTLDLSLGLKDKHELLSLIIRSHGTRLSRLKNEYLKF; the protein is encoded by the coding sequence ATGGCggttctcctcctggtcctgTGCGCCCTTATGCTCTCGGCCGGCCGGGCGTCGTACCGCGGGCCGCTGCACCCCGAGATGTCCAACGGGACCTTCCACCACTACTTCGTCCCGGACGGGGACTACGAGGAGAACGACGACCCGGAGAAGTGCCAGATGCTCTTCAAGATGACCGACGAGCGGAAGTGTGGTCTGGACGAGGACCACGACTCGGTGATCCGGGACGACTTCACCATCATCAAGCGGCAGATCGAGGACTCCGCCCGGGTCCTGGAGGGCATCGGGAAGAGCATCTCCTACGATCTGGACGGCGAGGACAGCTACGGGAAGTACCTGAGGAGGGAAACCGCGCAGATCAACGAAGCCTTCACCAACTCGGAGAAGTCTctgctggagctggaggtgaAGTTCAAGCAGAGCCAGGAGAACGAGCTGAAGGCGGAGCACCGCATCCACGACGACTTCCTGGGCATGGTGGTCCACACCCGGGACGTCCTGAAAGACACCCTGGACCTCTCCCTGGGCCTGAAGGACAAACACGAGCTACTGTCCCTCATCATCCGCAGCCACGGAACCCGGCTCAGCCGCCTGAAGAACGAGTACCTCAAGTTCTAG